The genomic stretch AAAAGGATTAATTCCTAAATCTGCTTGTCTTCTAACAGAATCTCCACACTGGTTGATATATGTCTCAAAGACTCTCATACATTTAATTGACATAGGGGATGCATATATGATTGGAACATTTTGGATTGATGGAGTTCTCGACCAGTGTTCTTCtagaattaaaagaagTTCTTGAGCTCTGCCAATAGCAAATACTGGAAGCAAAcattttccttttcttgTGATAATTGACTGAACTCCACCAAGAAACCTTTTTTCTCTATCAATTCGTGGTTCGTGTATTCTTGTCCCATATGTAGATTCACAAATCAAGACATGCACATCTATTGGAGGTATTTCTGCTCTTGGAACATGACGATCATCTTCTCTACTATAATCACCAGTATAAAGAATTCGAACTCCTCCAATTTCTACTAGAAACATACAAGCTCCCAATACATGTCCAGCTCCATAGCATGAAAATCTGATTCCATCCAGTTCAACTTGTTGTCTAAAATCGATAATTTCTGTCATATTAATAGCTTTCTCAATATCTTTTTCCGTATATAAGTTAATACTTGATAATGGTGCTTCCTCTGATTCGATGCTTCCGGCGGAGAATTTGTTAACTCTTGCATAGTCTTGCCAAACTAGTTTACAAATAGCCTTAGTAGGTTCAGTCATAAATACTTTACCATTAAAGTCTGTCAAACTAACAAAGTAAGGAGTTGCCCCAGAATGAtccaaatgaaaatgagtAATCAAACAAAGATCGATAGTACTCACATCTATTGCATCAAATACCGGAAGAGATCCAATGCCTGAAAATGCTGGATGTATTCCACAATCAAACATTACTGAACGACCTTTGAAGGATACGACAACGCATGAACGACCTACTTCACATCCTGCTCCAAGAACTTGAATATAGAGAGTCTCCCCTTCTATATCAATAGTCTGTTCAGTCACTCCTGAGTCCAAAACTACTTCATTGTAACTCATTtctaatattctttaaattagCGCCAATAATCAATTCCTTTACATTTGTGAATCCAAAACCTTTATAGACAATCCAATActctttcaataaaaatagcTTTAACtaagaagaaaattatgATTTAAGTCActttttcttgaaattttttttttcaataaaaaaaaccCTTTCTTTTGGcatctttttttatcatAAACCTTTGGGCGGGAAATGTAGATCACGAGACGATACATTTTAGGGTATCGGTATTAATTACGACAAAGTTTAAAAATTGtaataaaatttggatttttaGATGAAAAATATGGACACTGCCGGCTTAATTAGAATCGAAAATCTCTTatcaaattgaaaatgatttgtAGTTTCCAATAGAAAATTTTGAGACGTTGTTATTAAAATAGtcaataaatgaatttacAGTTTTTATAAGCTCCAGTTTGATTGTTTTTACAATTATGTAGTCTGGTTGATTATTCTCTTCATCAGGATCAAGACTTAGGTTATATTCACCGAATGAAATATGATCTCCAATAAGTTTCggtaatattattagtagTCTAAGTAAGTGCTCAATGCcaaatatttcagaaaatttGGTGCTTTTTGTAATATTCTTCTCGAAGTAGCTAACTTGATTCATTTCTGATGGGTAAATAAGTCTCTTTTTGAGagatttattgaaaatcttTGTCAAcatatttaaaatcaatttctGAATCTCTATTTCAGGGGAagtttctttctttttctttattagaTTACTTTCATAGATGATATATTCTGAAAAGATATCCTCAATGTTTGGGCTTTTGGGTAATATCACCAATTTTCCGTGACTTATTTGGTTTTTGTCATGTATCAAGACACTGTATATCATCTCAGAAAATTCAAACCATTCAACttctattttattaaagtttaatattgaaattttcaTCTCTTGTTGGGAGTGAAGCTTTCCAAGCATATCCTCAACTATTGCTCGATCTTGGTCTTTTAAGGCATTTCGAAGCATTTTCTGAGTTTCAgcacttttttttctcgTATATCCatctatttcaaatatGAGAGCTTCTGACTTCCACTCATTATAAtctttattgaaataataattcttacTCCCAGTCTTGTGCTTTGTTACATATCCCACATAGTAAATGGGGTGCCACCCATTTGGAtgtatttttaatgaagTATCTAAAATAATTGCTTTCCATAGTTGACCTTTCCATAATGAATAAACCAAATCACCGATTTTATGCTTAAATTTTACTTCATCCTTAACATTATGGGAGTGCAGCTCCTGGACTAATTTCTCCACATTTTTCATTGGTTTCTATTTTtatctaatattaataaagttgAACCTTGATAAATAACTAAATTACCACAACTTGAGTTTATCACTCACATAAATTAGCTTAATCAATAATGATTAAATCAAATGTTAATATTAGcctttctttattttatttgctaatttattattttgtttcttttttccCTTTCAGTTACTACATATTATACATGCCTTTTGTCTTGTCTgtgtttaataatataccAGAAATTCATATAACAGCCTTTTTCCCCAAATTTTACCGCGCATTTgacatttttattttttaggcccatttaaaataattcacACGGGCCCCACGTCTTGTCtccaaaataattaaatatattatttaatcttATTGGTATTGGCATAATGTCAAATAATTAGCATTAGAATGTGTAATGACTAGACAATAATATTCGAAAatgtatttgaataattgtGATTAGCAAAATAAATAGtctgaattaatataatgTAATGAGGAGAATTTGATCATTaaccaaattttttttgaattattataaataatctGAGATAATaagataaaaattttgaatttccaTATAAATTAATCGGTTGGTTGGTTGGTAATTAAAATCTGTTTGTTCTTTAATTCTGGCTAGGTcagattcaaatataatattaattgtgGTTTTATGaatcttgaaatttcaagatCAAGGATTAATCTGAATTTATGACCAATCTTTAatctcatttttttttttttgtgaaAAAACTCTTGGActtctttttatttcctatatatatattataagcgtgtatataaatatatgcataaaatatatatatttaaataaataaaggaaATATGGACCCGGACAAAAGTCTAAATGATCAccaattaaatattaaacaagATGAAGTTTCTCTTCAAAGCTTACCAATagataatgatttaaatctGGACCACTCACAGAATAACTcacaaaatattgatattttcaCAGTTAATGCTGATACAATTAATGATAGTAAAGATCAAAATAGTACTAATGAGTTAAATATGGAGGTTATTTCTGACCAAAAATCAACAAATCAAAGTGAAGATTTTGGCTCTAGGTCAAATTTAGATCAATTGATTAAGTATCCATTATTGGATAGTTTCAATCCCAAACCTGGATTCTTCCAGAAGCTGATTCATTCTCGTGACTCAAAAACTCTGAAGGAGTACATTTTCAGCCCAATGAGATGTATTATCAACGATAGGGACTCATCAGGGTGTACTGCTCTGCACATTGCACTTTTGAATGCTTATCCGGAGATGCTGGAGATCCTCTTAAGCTGCCAGTCAGAAGATTTAAGACCAAATAATAGTACTGAAAATACTTATATTGCTGGTGATTCTTTATCAAATACTGCGTaccaaaataataatattattccaaTTGATTTGTCTATTCCATATGCTGGTATACCAATTTCTCATCTAGTACTTTGTAAGGCAATTTTTCCAGAGAGATATGAGGATTGTATGAATTGTTTATATCTTCTTTTGCCTTTTACATTAACTCATGGTACTTCTCAAAATGTATCATGGCTGGATATTAACGCTACAGATCAGCTTGGAATTACTGCATTACATTTAGCATGTAGCTTTGGTGATTCAAAAATTGTATCTTTATTACTAGAATATGGTGCATTAGCAAATATTTCAGATTTGAATAATGATGAACCAATTCATCATGCCATATCAAGCAGAGATCCTGATACGCTTTCTGTAATGCTTTCAAGTGGAGGTGCTGACCCATTGAAAGAAACAACTTGCACAGCGAACTTAATAAAATGTTGTATAGATAAATCAGCGTGGAGATGCCTTCATACATTACTGACAGATTCAGAATATCAGCAACATCCTATTTCTGAGAGTGAATATGATTTGCTTTCTTTTCATGCACAAAAACTGGGATTAGGATCTGAATTTGAAAGAGTATTTTCTATAGCTGTTGAAATTGCCACTAATGATGAATCCGAGCAAAGAAGGGTAGGAATAAATGAAAGTCTAATTGCAGATGGCCCTTCAATGGGACTAGCTTCAACTAGAATATTCACACATGGTTGTTGCATAGACCATATTTCTCTTCCAGAACCAATGGATATGCCAATTAGACGTTCAAAATTAGTGAATAAGATTCCAGAGAATCCAACACGTATGGAAGTATTAGTCAAACCAAATGTTGGAATTTTAAAGAGTAATGAGTTTTCATTACTTCAATGGACTGAGTCGTGTAAGCCTGCAATATTATCAGATATTCTTAGAGTTCATGATTGGGCATATGTTCGTTTATTACAACATAAGGTTGAAGAAAGCCGATTAATTTGGGATCAAAGACCATTTCTTACCGGATCTATAGATGATGATACCCAGTTAACTCCAGGTTCTTGGAAAGCAGCTTTACATGCTAGTGGCTCAGTTATTAATGCCGTTGATTGTGTCTGCAGAGGCGAGAATCGAAATGCCTTTTGTGCTATAAGGCCTCCTGGACATCATCTTGGAACATGGGGAGCTGCGCAAACAGTTGGTACTGATGAAGGAATTCCATCAGGATCACAAGGATTTTGCCTATTAAATAACGTTGCAATAGGTGCGGCTTATTGTAGGTATACATACTCCAATTTAGGTATTTCAAAGATTGCTATTATAGATTTTGATGTGCATCATGGTAATGGTACTGAACAAATTGTCCGAAATGCATCTCCAGGAAATAGGAAGATCAAAACATTGTTTAATCCAGTTCCTGGTATCAACTTGGATTTGGAGCAGGATATATCTTATTATAAGATTTGGAGGGATGAACTTGATGcggaaaatatatttttttcaagtgTTCATGCGTATGATGGCACATTTTATCCAGGTACAGGGCCAGATCAATGTATTTCTAAGcctaatattattaatattggacTCTCAGAA from Cryptosporidium parvum Iowa II chromosome 8, whole genome shotgun sequence encodes the following:
- a CDS encoding MRG/Alp3 like proteini with a chromodomain and an MRG domain; this translates as MKNVEKLVQELHSHNVKDEVKFKHKIGDLVYSLWKGQLWKAIILDTSLKIHPNGWHPIYYVGYVTKHKTGSKNYYFNKDYNEWKSEALIFEIDGYTRKKSAETQKMLRNALKDQDRAIVEDMLGKLHSQQEMKISILNFNKIEVEWFEFSEMIYSVLIHDKNQISHGKLVILPKSPNIEDIFSEYIIYESNLIKKKKETSPEIEIQKLILNMLTKIFNKSLKKRLIYPSEMNQVSYFEKNITKSTKFSEIFGIEHLLRLLIILPKLIGDHISFGEYNLSLDPDEENNQPDYIIVKTIKLELIKTVNSFIDYFNNNVSKFSIGNYKSFSI
- a CDS encoding histone deacetylase, encoding MDPDKSLNDHQLNIKQDEVSLQSLPIDNDLNLDHSQNNSQNIDIFTVNADTINDSKDQNSTNELNMEVISDQKSTNQSEDFGSRSNLDQLIKYPLLDSFNPKPGFFQKLIHSRDSKTLKEYIFSPMRCIINDRDSSGCTALHIALLNAYPEMLEILLSCQSEDLRPNNSTENTYIAGDSLSNTAYQNNNIIPIDLSIPYAGIPISHLVLCKAIFPERYEDCMNCLYLLLPFTLTHGTSQNVSWLDINATDQLGITALHLACSFGDSKIVSLLLEYGALANISDLNNDEPIHHAISSRDPDTLSVMLSSGGADPLKETTCTANLIKCCIDKSAWRCLHTLLTDSEYQQHPISESEYDLLSFHAQKLGLGSEFERVFSIAVEIATNDESEQRRVGINESLIADGPSMGLASTRIFTHGCCIDHISLPEPMDMPIRRSKLVNKIPENPTRMEVLVKPNVGILKSNEFSLLQWTESCKPAILSDILRVHDWAYVRLLQHKVEESRLIWDQRPFLTGSIDDDTQLTPGSWKAALHASGSVINAVDCVCRGENRNAFCAIRPPGHHLGTWGAAQTVGTDEGIPSGSQGFCLLNNVAIGAAYCRYTYSNLGISKIAIIDFDVHHGNGTEQIVRNASPGNRKIKTLFNPVPGINLDLEQDISYYKIWRDELDAENIFFSSVHAYDGTFYPGTGPDQCISKPNIINIGLSEKTTSKIFRNKIKRFLLPKLLQFRPNIIFISAGFDGHVIDIVGKGFTSCTEGDYAWLTQQLISIANLCCNGRIVSVLEGGYNTKALSLSPLAKSVAAHVRTLQWTSPNLMPNPQEWDDELLTEDNEDLENEDNDITDHRDSGVFDGYPNNDLIAFGNSNVISYNADNLNNSSNSNHYVVDTGGEASYSPSLKRYKSQEKSETDENPPSNNDSSSAVFSNSQMGSYEVHSNASNVIRPKRAAAIKAEESIQKKIQSELDSSKQINGNNLSENI